The following proteins come from a genomic window of Chryseobacterium glaciei:
- a CDS encoding GH92 family glycosyl hydrolase, producing MKKTLIILLGIIAHNLFSQNYSQYVNPFIGTGGHGHTFPGAIVPFGMVQLSPDTRVDGSWDGCSGYHYSDSVIYGFSHTHLNGTGVSDYGDIMLMPTMGNPSLDNKEYSSKFSHKNEKASAGFYSVKLDKNNIDVRLTTTKRVGYHEYTFNSAGNANIILDLNHRDKLLEGEVKIIDDKTIEVFRRSEAWATNQYIYARIEFSKPMKISKKLVNGKDENNLFTGTKLALAFSTQVKKGEKINVKVAISPTGYEGAGKNMLAEGKSNDFESIKKQAVADWDKELSKIEVKSSDKDKLAVFYTAMYHVFTQPNINMDVDGKYRGRDNKFYTAKDFNYYSVFSLWDTFRGAHPLMSLIDRKRTSDFINTFIKQYEQGGKLPVWELASNETECMIGYHSVSVIADAMAKGITGFDFEKAFQASKNSAMLDIFGLNAYKQNNYIAIDDEHESVSKTVEYAYDDWCIAQMAKILGKKEDYQYFMKRSQNWKNLYNPKNGFMQPRKNGNWNEPFEPREVNNNYTEGNSWHYSYSVQQDIPGLIAAHGGKEKFEQFIDAIFAAPNTTTGREQVDITGLMGQYAQGNEPSHHIAYLYNYVDKPEKTDAKIKYILDNFYKNTPDGLIGNEDCGQMSAWYILSTMGIYSVTPGLPEWQTTTPYFDEVKIHLEDGTTRIITKNTGRAELKKLGFENAKSFKDYKYDELTATPVIKADRIFDFSTKVEITALNPNDKLYFMTMDEGDANVRKTFKAYKEPFTISKTTQVSAYAERNGEKSSIITSNFNRRPNNWDITVNSKPNPQYTASGKLSLIDGINGDTNWRKGEWLGYQGQTFEAIIDMKSPQQITKLSSTYLQDSRAWILMPKKVEYYASMNGKDFILLKTVDNTVDPKDETIQTKDFGTDILPTEARYVKVKAYYFGILPEWHQGASGQAYIFVDEISVK from the coding sequence ATGAAAAAAACATTAATTATTCTTTTAGGAATTATTGCCCATAATTTGTTTTCTCAAAATTATTCGCAATATGTAAATCCTTTTATTGGAACAGGAGGTCACGGACACACATTTCCGGGTGCTATTGTTCCATTCGGAATGGTACAGCTTTCACCCGATACAAGAGTTGATGGAAGCTGGGACGGTTGCAGTGGATATCATTATTCAGACTCTGTAATTTATGGTTTTTCTCACACGCATCTTAATGGAACCGGTGTTTCTGATTACGGAGACATTATGTTGATGCCGACAATGGGAAATCCAAGCTTGGACAACAAAGAATATTCTTCAAAATTTTCGCATAAAAACGAAAAAGCTTCGGCAGGATTTTATTCCGTTAAATTAGATAAAAACAATATCGATGTTCGACTGACAACGACAAAAAGAGTCGGTTATCACGAATATACTTTCAACAGCGCAGGAAATGCAAACATTATTTTAGACCTCAACCACAGAGATAAATTGCTTGAAGGTGAAGTTAAAATAATTGATGATAAAACAATCGAAGTTTTTCGTAGAAGTGAAGCCTGGGCAACCAATCAGTATATTTATGCCAGAATTGAGTTTTCAAAACCAATGAAAATTTCAAAAAAGCTGGTTAATGGTAAAGATGAAAATAATCTTTTCACGGGAACAAAATTAGCTTTAGCATTTTCAACCCAAGTTAAAAAAGGTGAAAAAATAAATGTAAAAGTTGCCATTTCGCCAACAGGTTATGAAGGTGCCGGAAAAAATATGTTAGCTGAAGGCAAATCAAATGATTTTGAGTCAATCAAAAAACAAGCTGTTGCCGATTGGGACAAAGAATTATCAAAAATTGAAGTTAAATCTTCCGATAAAGATAAGCTGGCGGTTTTCTACACAGCAATGTACCACGTTTTCACGCAACCAAATATCAATATGGATGTTGATGGGAAATACAGAGGCCGTGACAACAAATTCTACACCGCCAAAGACTTCAATTATTACTCAGTTTTCTCGCTTTGGGATACTTTCAGAGGAGCGCATCCTTTGATGTCTTTAATTGACAGAAAAAGAACGTCAGATTTCATTAATACTTTCATTAAACAATACGAGCAAGGCGGAAAATTACCTGTTTGGGAACTAGCTTCCAATGAAACCGAATGTATGATCGGCTACCACTCGGTTTCTGTGATTGCAGACGCAATGGCAAAAGGAATCACAGGTTTTGATTTTGAAAAGGCATTTCAGGCTTCTAAAAATTCTGCAATGCTGGATATTTTTGGTTTAAATGCTTACAAACAAAATAATTATATCGCTATTGATGACGAACATGAAAGTGTTTCTAAAACAGTAGAATATGCTTACGATGATTGGTGTATCGCCCAAATGGCAAAAATTTTAGGTAAAAAAGAAGATTACCAATATTTCATGAAGCGTTCTCAAAACTGGAAAAATTTGTACAATCCAAAGAACGGATTTATGCAGCCTAGAAAAAACGGAAATTGGAACGAACCTTTTGAACCAAGAGAAGTGAATAACAATTATACAGAAGGAAATTCTTGGCATTATTCATATTCTGTTCAGCAGGATATTCCGGGATTGATTGCTGCACATGGCGGAAAAGAAAAATTTGAACAATTTATTGATGCTATTTTTGCTGCTCCAAATACAACGACAGGTAGAGAACAGGTGGATATCACAGGTTTGATGGGACAATACGCCCAAGGAAATGAGCCGAGTCATCACATTGCTTATTTATACAATTATGTTGATAAGCCGGAAAAAACAGATGCAAAAATCAAATATATCCTTGATAATTTTTATAAAAATACGCCGGATGGTTTAATTGGAAACGAAGATTGTGGACAAATGAGTGCATGGTATATTTTGAGTACAATGGGAATTTATTCCGTAACTCCAGGATTGCCGGAATGGCAGACTACCACTCCTTATTTTGATGAGGTTAAAATTCATCTGGAAGACGGAACAACAAGAATAATCACAAAAAATACAGGCAGAGCCGAACTTAAAAAATTAGGTTTTGAGAATGCAAAATCATTCAAAGATTATAAATATGATGAGCTGACAGCTACGCCAGTAATTAAAGCAGACAGAATTTTTGATTTTTCTACAAAAGTTGAAATCACAGCTTTAAATCCAAATGATAAATTGTATTTCATGACCATGGATGAAGGTGATGCGAATGTGAGAAAGACTTTCAAAGCTTACAAAGAACCGTTTACCATCAGTAAAACCACTCAGGTTTCGGCTTATGCTGAAAGAAATGGCGAAAAAAGTTCAATCATAACGTCTAATTTCAACAGAAGACCGAATAATTGGGACATCACAGTAAATTCTAAACCAAATCCACAATATACAGCTAGCGGAAAATTATCATTAATTGACGGAATCAACGGCGATACAAACTGGAGAAAAGGCGAATGGCTGGGCTATCAAGGTCAAACTTTTGAAGCGATTATTGATATGAAATCACCTCAACAGATCACAAAATTGTCTTCAACTTACCTTCAGGACAGCCGAGCATGGATCTTGATGCCTAAAAAAGTAGAATATTACGCTTCTATGAATGGGAAAGATTTCATTCTTCTAAAAACAGTTGATAATACGGTTGATCCAAAAGATGAAACCATTCAGACTAAAGATTTTGGGACAGATATCCTTCCCACTGAAGCTCGCTATGTAAAAGTAAAAGCTTATTATTTCGGAATTCTTCCTGAATGGCATCAGGGAGCTAGCGGACAGGCTTATATCTTTGTTGATGAGATTTCTGTGAAATAA
- a CDS encoding dicarboxylate/amino acid:cation symporter, translating to MKGQNKLFIAIIVALIIGVGIGGFVHLQYPESAEPFSKNIKLLGTVFIRLVQMIIAPLVFTTLVVGIAKMSDIKMIGRVGTKAMLWFISASLISLFIGLILVNWLEPGHVTKLPIQDAASAEELLKSSKGFSMEDFVKHVIPKSIFEAFATNEVLQIVVFSIMFGVALANMGEEYSQPVIKLFDIVAHAILKMVGYIMWFAPFGVLGAIAAVVATNGFEIFKVYAIYLRDFFFALAVLWLVLLLVGYMILGNRLFELLKRIKAPLLIAFSTTSSEAVFPKLVEELERFGCNNRVVSFILPLGYSFNLDGSMMYMTFASIFIAQIYGIEMTIGQQITMLLVLMLTSKGIAGVPRASLVIIVATCSMFGIPPEGIALILPIDHFCDMGRSMTNVLGNALATSAVSKWEGQLENHGGDM from the coding sequence ATGAAAGGACAAAATAAACTTTTTATAGCAATTATCGTTGCGCTTATTATTGGTGTGGGTATTGGTGGATTTGTGCATCTGCAGTATCCGGAAAGCGCAGAACCTTTTTCTAAAAACATAAAACTTCTCGGTACAGTTTTCATCAGATTGGTACAAATGATCATTGCTCCTTTGGTTTTTACGACTTTGGTTGTAGGAATTGCTAAAATGAGTGACATTAAGATGATCGGAAGAGTAGGAACTAAAGCGATGTTGTGGTTTATTTCAGCTTCCCTGATTTCTCTTTTTATTGGTTTGATATTGGTAAACTGGCTTGAACCGGGACACGTAACCAAACTTCCTATTCAGGATGCAGCATCTGCCGAAGAATTATTGAAAAGCAGCAAAGGTTTTTCTATGGAGGACTTCGTAAAACACGTAATTCCTAAAAGTATATTTGAAGCTTTTGCAACGAATGAAGTACTGCAAATTGTAGTATTCTCAATCATGTTCGGGGTTGCTTTGGCTAATATGGGTGAAGAATATTCTCAACCTGTCATTAAATTATTCGACATTGTAGCTCATGCTATTCTTAAAATGGTAGGCTACATCATGTGGTTTGCCCCGTTTGGCGTTTTGGGAGCGATAGCGGCTGTCGTCGCAACCAATGGTTTCGAAATTTTTAAAGTGTATGCTATATATTTAAGAGATTTTTTCTTTGCATTAGCTGTTCTTTGGCTGGTTTTATTATTGGTTGGATATATGATCTTAGGAAACCGTCTTTTCGAATTATTAAAAAGAATAAAAGCTCCTTTATTGATCGCCTTTTCAACAACAAGTTCAGAAGCTGTTTTCCCGAAATTGGTTGAAGAATTAGAAAGATTCGGGTGTAATAATAGAGTAGTATCATTCATTTTACCTTTAGGATATTCTTTCAATCTGGACGGAAGTATGATGTACATGACGTTTGCATCAATTTTCATCGCCCAGATCTACGGAATTGAAATGACAATCGGACAACAAATTACCATGCTTTTGGTATTAATGCTTACTTCAAAAGGTATTGCAGGAGTTCCGAGAGCGTCTTTGGTAATTATTGTAGCGACTTGTTCAATGTTCGGAATTCCACCGGAAGGTATTGCTTTAATTTTGCCGATCGACCATTTCTGTGATATGGGAAGAAGTATGACCAACGTTTTAGGAAATGCTTTGGCAACTTCTGCGGTTTCCAAATGGGAAGGGCAGTTGGAGAATCACGGTGGTGATATGTAA
- a CDS encoding CocE/NonD family hydrolase → MKIPISILFIFFFIFGNSQNVQPTDPFVKDNFTKKEVYIPMRDGTKLFTAVYIPKDISNKKKYPFLMQRTCYSIAPYGENEYKTKIGPNQYLMNDKYIFVYQDVRGRYMSEGTFTNMTPQVDHKTKKDVDESTDTYDTIDWLIKNIKDNNGKVGQYGTSYPGFYTAVGILAEHPALVASSPQAPISDFWNDDFLHNGRFMLGYFKTFPVFGVQKTKAENKAWYSDSMIKLTSEDGLKFYRDMGTLKDGYEKYYKNNFFMTEIMNHPNYDEFWQKRSLLPHLKNVNHAVMTVGGWFDAEDLSGPLNIYKTIEKTSPKAKNTIVMGPFSHGGWGREEGKHFHNQIYFGDSIATYYQKNVETKFFNHYLKGNTKQDAGLPEALMYDTGAKKWREFANYPPKEGQKVNFYLSKGTLNKSAGQGSSEYYSDPNNPVLSSDNLKDFNGFTPRNYMSEDQRFAEGRPDVLTFTTDVLTDDMTFAGEIMAKLNIASTSNDADFAVKLIDVYPEDFKPVEKKDGVIYGNYHQMVRSEIMPAKFRNSREKAEALVPNQKTAVNFRLQDVVHTFKKGHRIQIQISSTWFPLFAINPQKFMDNSNFATKEDYTKAFIKVFDDSAIEVEVLK, encoded by the coding sequence ATGAAGATCCCTATTTCAATTCTATTTATTTTCTTTTTTATTTTTGGAAATTCACAAAACGTACAGCCGACTGATCCATTTGTGAAAGATAATTTCACAAAGAAAGAAGTTTACATTCCGATGCGTGACGGCACGAAACTTTTTACAGCAGTTTACATTCCGAAAGATATTTCAAATAAGAAAAAATATCCTTTTTTAATGCAGAGAACCTGCTACAGCATTGCTCCTTACGGTGAAAATGAATATAAAACCAAAATTGGCCCGAATCAATATTTAATGAATGACAAATACATTTTTGTGTATCAGGACGTTCGTGGAAGATATATGAGTGAAGGAACTTTCACCAATATGACTCCGCAAGTGGATCATAAAACCAAAAAAGATGTCGATGAAAGTACAGACACCTACGACACGATCGATTGGTTAATAAAAAACATCAAAGACAACAACGGAAAAGTAGGTCAATACGGAACATCTTATCCCGGATTTTATACTGCTGTTGGGATTTTAGCTGAACATCCGGCATTAGTTGCATCTTCTCCGCAAGCTCCGATTTCAGATTTCTGGAATGATGATTTTCTTCACAACGGAAGATTTATGTTAGGTTATTTTAAAACATTCCCTGTATTTGGAGTTCAGAAAACTAAAGCTGAAAACAAAGCTTGGTATTCAGATTCAATGATTAAACTAACATCGGAAGATGGTTTGAAATTTTACAGAGACATGGGAACTTTGAAAGACGGTTACGAGAAATATTATAAAAATAATTTCTTCATGACCGAAATAATGAACCATCCCAACTATGATGAATTTTGGCAAAAAAGAAGTCTTTTACCTCATCTCAAAAACGTAAATCACGCGGTAATGACCGTTGGAGGTTGGTTTGATGCTGAGGATCTTTCAGGACCTTTAAATATTTACAAAACGATCGAAAAAACAAGTCCGAAAGCCAAAAACACTATCGTAATGGGGCCTTTCTCACATGGCGGATGGGGACGTGAAGAAGGAAAACACTTCCACAATCAAATTTACTTTGGTGACAGCATCGCCACTTATTATCAGAAAAATGTTGAAACTAAATTTTTCAATCATTATCTAAAAGGAAATACAAAACAGGATGCCGGACTTCCGGAAGCTTTGATGTATGACACAGGAGCAAAAAAATGGAGAGAATTTGCGAATTATCCTCCGAAAGAAGGACAAAAAGTTAATTTCTATTTATCCAAAGGAACATTGAATAAGTCTGCTGGACAAGGTTCATCAGAATATTACAGTGATCCAAACAATCCGGTTTTAAGCTCTGATAATCTGAAAGATTTTAATGGATTTACACCTAGAAATTACATGTCGGAAGATCAAAGATTCGCAGAAGGAAGACCTGATGTTTTGACTTTCACAACCGATGTTTTAACGGATGATATGACTTTCGCAGGAGAAATTATGGCAAAATTAAATATCGCTTCCACTTCTAATGATGCAGATTTCGCTGTGAAATTAATTGATGTTTATCCTGAAGACTTCAAACCTGTAGAAAAGAAAGACGGTGTTATTTACGGAAACTACCATCAAATGGTAAGAAGTGAGATTATGCCAGCAAAATTTAGAAATTCCAGAGAAAAAGCAGAAGCTTTGGTTCCGAATCAAAAAACAGCGGTGAATTTTAGATTACAAGATGTGGTTCATACATTCAAAAAGGGACATAGAATCCAGATACAAATAAGTTCAACTTGGTTTCCTCTTTTTGCAATTAATCCACAGAAATTCATGGATAATTCAAATTTTGCAACGAAGGAAGATTATACAAAAGCGTTTATCAAGGTTTTTGATGATAGTGCGATTGAAGTTGAAGTTTTGAAATAA
- a CDS encoding SH3 domain-containing protein produces MSTLQDKYSSVVSAAQSAGISSLQVQEQDGILYVSGSASNTAAKDAVWNALGAIDSTYSASDINIDVQVSGLAAGASLTVATEDSNLNIRQEPSTEAAVVGKAAKGSNVTLIEQTSDDWWKVKNDDGQEGYAYSRYLKA; encoded by the coding sequence ATGAGCACATTACAAGATAAATATTCAAGTGTAGTTTCTGCAGCTCAGTCAGCAGGAATTTCAAGTCTTCAGGTTCAGGAACAAGATGGAATTCTTTATGTTTCAGGAAGCGCTTCAAACACAGCTGCAAAAGATGCTGTTTGGAATGCTTTAGGAGCAATTGATTCTACTTATTCTGCATCAGATATCAACATCGATGTACAGGTTTCAGGTCTTGCTGCTGGTGCATCTCTTACTGTTGCAACGGAAGATTCTAACCTAAACATCAGACAAGAGCCTTCTACAGAAGCTGCTGTTGTTGGTAAAGCTGCAAAAGGTTCTAACGTAACGTTGATCGAGCAGACTTCTGATGATTGGTGGAAAGTGAAAAATGATGATGGACAGGAAGGTTACGCTTATTCAAGATATTTGAAAGCTTAA
- a CDS encoding outer membrane beta-barrel protein, with protein MKKIIAVLFILTINIAFVNAQKFSIDGKVSNFEKKPVENATVYLLKQKDSSIVNYTATNKEGKFSLKTDELSEPSILKIDADKLISYTKNLEKLDKSLSLGDIELDKNSIKNIEEVKITVSPVKIKKDTIEFNASAIKVRPDSKIEELLKQIPGVEIDNESKITVNGKEVDQIMINGKSFFDKDGKIALQNLPVDIIKNIQFTTTKTKEEELTGKTAKSNNATINFNIDEKKNKGLISRLTLGYGTDKRYEGSGLLSYFKNDTKISILASSNNINSQGFSNDEVFDSMGHGRNSWLMQGGSVRTVGSTTYYTDGGGNNKGIQKSTTIGLNYSDKFGKGAELESVSLMHSNSNLETRSKVSRTTLLPDYALKTNSESNGENESKQYNFDTSAKIDLDSLTNIYISPTFSRSEGFSFNNLKSNTFRDNTLLNESDSYTSTKSESSTFSPNIYFSKKFKKKERVVYANIDTNISESKNDNLNRSQTLFYQSTGANDIRNQFAKNKNQSSNYRFSAGYTEPISDSATVTLNMSYSSKLNRDIRNVNDFNENTGQYSDYNTLLSNNMNQKVNQITPELSFALNKTKINMWGSFNLDISDMKVNSVFNGEQYDLQKNFVLPNYNVGVNYEFSPNKRLSIYNSADYTIPTAEQLTPYQDFSNPLVVFQGNPELKNTWANRTYLYFNNSNLIKNISYYINFGFTYSNNDIINYSYYDKSGKQFVTYSNVSGNKNFNLGGGFTKTFKWKENKLTINPRFSMNYSYNSGFIDSQNFTSNNYNINPALNLTYEIKDKLTIKPSYRIGYNTSNYTNYSIDKVQTTHQTLKLELTNYIFKSNLVIGNDFEYNTNSNIAPGFKRDFYFWNTSLGYAFFDKQLTAKIKVYDVLNQNQSVKRTISSAYFEDREDLILKRYIMFSLSMKLNKFAGKKMTSK; from the coding sequence ATGAAAAAAATTATCGCGGTATTATTTATCTTAACCATTAATATTGCATTTGTAAATGCACAAAAATTTAGTATCGACGGAAAAGTTTCAAATTTTGAAAAGAAACCTGTAGAAAATGCCACCGTCTATCTTCTCAAACAAAAAGATTCCTCTATTGTCAATTACACGGCAACGAATAAAGAAGGCAAGTTTTCCTTGAAAACTGATGAACTCAGTGAACCTTCAATATTAAAAATTGATGCTGATAAATTAATTTCGTACACTAAAAACCTTGAAAAGCTAGACAAATCTCTGTCTTTGGGAGATATTGAACTCGATAAAAATTCAATCAAAAATATTGAAGAGGTAAAAATTACCGTTTCCCCCGTAAAAATCAAAAAAGATACTATTGAGTTTAATGCTTCAGCGATAAAAGTTCGTCCAGACAGTAAAATCGAAGAACTTTTAAAACAAATTCCGGGTGTTGAAATTGATAATGAAAGTAAAATAACCGTCAACGGTAAAGAAGTAGATCAAATCATGATCAATGGAAAATCTTTCTTTGATAAAGACGGAAAAATTGCCCTGCAAAACCTTCCTGTGGATATCATTAAAAATATTCAGTTTACCACAACAAAAACAAAAGAAGAAGAACTGACCGGAAAAACTGCAAAATCAAATAACGCAACCATTAATTTTAATATTGACGAAAAGAAAAATAAAGGATTGATTTCCAGACTTACGCTTGGATATGGAACCGATAAACGATATGAAGGAAGCGGACTTTTAAGTTATTTTAAAAATGATACCAAAATCAGTATTCTGGCATCATCAAACAATATCAACTCGCAAGGATTTTCCAATGATGAGGTTTTTGACAGCATGGGTCATGGCCGAAATTCTTGGTTGATGCAGGGCGGAAGCGTTAGAACCGTAGGAAGCACGACCTATTATACGGATGGCGGCGGTAATAATAAAGGAATTCAAAAATCAACGACAATAGGATTAAATTACAGCGATAAATTCGGAAAAGGTGCAGAGCTTGAAAGCGTAAGTTTGATGCATTCCAACAGTAATCTGGAGACGCGATCTAAAGTTTCGAGAACGACTTTACTTCCCGACTATGCTTTAAAAACCAACTCCGAAAGCAACGGTGAAAATGAATCTAAACAATATAATTTTGATACTTCTGCAAAAATAGATCTGGATTCCCTGACAAACATTTATATTTCACCAACATTTTCAAGATCGGAAGGTTTTAGCTTTAATAATTTGAAATCAAATACGTTTAGAGATAATACTCTGCTTAATGAAAGTGATTCTTATACAAGCACAAAATCTGAGAGCAGTACTTTTAGTCCTAACATTTATTTTTCCAAAAAATTTAAAAAGAAGGAAAGAGTTGTTTATGCAAACATCGACACCAATATTTCTGAATCAAAAAATGATAATCTGAACAGGTCACAAACCCTTTTTTACCAAAGTACAGGAGCCAACGATATCAGAAATCAGTTTGCTAAAAACAAAAATCAGAGCAGCAATTATCGTTTCAGCGCAGGATATACAGAACCCATTTCTGATTCGGCAACGGTAACTCTTAATATGAGTTATAGCTCAAAGCTAAACCGCGACATCAGAAATGTTAATGATTTTAATGAAAATACAGGGCAATATTCAGATTACAATACCCTTTTATCCAATAACATGAACCAAAAGGTGAATCAGATTACTCCTGAGTTGTCATTTGCTCTTAATAAAACTAAGATCAATATGTGGGGCTCATTTAATCTTGACATATCAGATATGAAAGTAAATTCTGTTTTTAATGGAGAACAATATGACCTTCAGAAAAACTTTGTACTTCCCAATTATAATGTTGGTGTTAATTATGAATTTTCACCCAATAAAAGATTAAGCATTTACAATTCTGCGGATTACACAATTCCAACTGCAGAACAACTGACTCCTTATCAGGATTTTTCTAATCCGTTGGTAGTCTTTCAAGGAAATCCTGAACTGAAAAATACGTGGGCAAACAGAACCTATCTTTATTTCAATAATTCTAATCTGATAAAAAATATCAGTTATTATATAAATTTCGGCTTCACTTACAGTAATAATGACATCATTAATTATTCTTATTACGATAAGTCAGGAAAGCAGTTTGTGACCTACTCCAATGTGAGTGGAAATAAAAATTTCAACCTTGGAGGAGGTTTCACCAAAACCTTTAAATGGAAAGAAAATAAACTGACCATCAACCCAAGATTTAGTATGAATTATAGCTACAACAGCGGGTTTATTGACAGTCAAAACTTCACAAGTAATAACTATAACATCAATCCCGCTCTAAATCTTACCTACGAAATCAAGGATAAACTTACCATAAAACCATCATACAGAATAGGTTACAATACTTCAAATTACACCAATTACAGTATTGATAAGGTACAGACAACCCATCAAACCCTAAAACTTGAACTCACCAATTATATTTTTAAAAGCAATCTTGTTATTGGAAATGATTTTGAATACAACACCAACTCAAATATAGCTCCCGGATTCAAAAGAGATTTCTATTTCTGGAATACAAGTTTGGGATATGCTTTCTTCGACAAACAACTTACTGCCAAAATCAAGGTTTATGATGTTTTAAATCAAAATCAAAGCGTGAAAAGAACTATTTCAAGTGCTTATTTTGAAGATCGTGAAGATTTGATCTTAAAACGTTACATCATGTTTTCATTAAGTATGAAACTCAACAAGTTTGCCGGAAAGAAAATGACAAGTAAATAG
- a CDS encoding phytanoyl-CoA dioxygenase family protein codes for MNLQNHKNLITEKGFTVIENIFSDEEINKIIHVLENIDTSKETFRKSQDLFAIRQFLKEIPEVKDLIFNENIKTIIKEIFGEKYFAVKSIYFDKPEKSNWYVAYHQDLTISVDKKVDLENFGPWTTKQNQFAVQPPLDILENIYTIRIHLDDTDENNGALKVVPKSHAKGIYRPETINWNVETEEICNVEKGGIMIMKPLTLHGSNRTTNGKKRRVIHIEFSDRKLPEELNWSEKMN; via the coding sequence ATGAATTTACAAAATCATAAAAATTTAATCACAGAAAAAGGTTTTACAGTAATCGAAAATATTTTTTCTGATGAAGAAATTAATAAGATCATTCACGTTCTCGAAAATATAGATACCTCAAAAGAAACCTTCAGAAAATCGCAAGATCTTTTTGCAATAAGACAGTTTTTAAAAGAAATTCCTGAGGTTAAAGATTTAATTTTTAATGAAAATATTAAAACGATCATCAAAGAAATCTTCGGTGAAAAATATTTTGCTGTAAAAAGTATTTATTTTGATAAGCCTGAAAAATCAAATTGGTATGTTGCCTATCATCAGGATTTAACAATTTCTGTTGATAAAAAAGTGGATTTGGAAAATTTCGGACCTTGGACAACCAAACAGAATCAGTTTGCGGTTCAGCCGCCTTTGGATATTCTTGAAAATATTTATACGATCAGAATTCATTTAGATGATACTGACGAAAATAATGGAGCTTTAAAAGTTGTTCCAAAATCTCATGCAAAAGGAATTTACAGACCGGAAACCATAAACTGGAATGTAGAAACCGAAGAAATCTGCAATGTAGAAAAAGGCGGAATTATGATCATGAAACCTTTAACGCTTCACGGTTCAAATCGTACAACAAACGGTAAGAAAAGAAGAGTTATTCACATCGAATTTTCTGATAGAAAACTTCCGGAAGAATTGAATTGGTCTGAGAAAATGAATTAA
- a CDS encoding BON domain-containing protein: MKKTIAMVALAMAVSFGAISCKKKVSDADLQTQATTIVTSNPNASVEVKEGVAHLSGTFADQASKDAMIAQLKAVKGVKEVMDMSTIAAPMPATPAVETTSAVDPAAQKKVQDAVKDFPSVKVEVVNGELTLTGNVSSLQARKIKESVDALKVGKVNYNYTVK, encoded by the coding sequence ATGAAAAAAACTATCGCAATGGTTGCATTGGCTATGGCAGTATCTTTCGGAGCTATTTCTTGTAAAAAGAAAGTTTCTGATGCGGACCTTCAGACTCAAGCTACAACAATCGTAACATCTAATCCGAACGCTTCTGTTGAAGTAAAAGAGGGTGTTGCTCACTTAAGCGGAACTTTCGCAGATCAGGCTTCTAAAGATGCAATGATCGCTCAATTAAAAGCTGTAAAAGGTGTAAAAGAAGTAATGGATATGTCTACTATTGCAGCTCCAATGCCGGCTACTCCTGCAGTTGAAACTACTTCAGCGGTAGATCCTGCTGCTCAGAAGAAAGTTCAGGACGCTGTTAAAGATTTCCCATCTGTAAAAGTTGAAGTTGTAAACGGTGAATTAACGCTTACAGGAAATGTATCTTCTCTACAGGCTAGAAAAATCAAAGAATCTGTAGATGCTTTGAAAGTTGGAAAAGTAAATTATAACTATACAGTAAAATAA